The Grus americana isolate bGruAme1 chromosome 8, bGruAme1.mat, whole genome shotgun sequence genome includes a region encoding these proteins:
- the DYNLT5 gene encoding dynein light chain Tctex-type 5: MGELRDTGGAWGPTEAVGTWRRWLRGKAAASADPRPPGAGTGSRRPRVGAGRRLPALPPPLSSGAGMHGGAAGSDPRSGPPKRFPVAAVDDILKDVLGSYLREQSYEPAQCRDMTKVMAEVIKARVKELMIPRYKIVVVIHIGQLNEQSMQIGSRCLWDPESDTFSS, translated from the exons ATGGGCGAGCTGCGGGACACAGGAGGTGCGTGGGGACCCACGGAGGCTGTGGGGACATGGAGGCGCTGGCTGCGCGGGAAGGCGGCGGCCAGCGCCGACCCGCGGCCGCCGGGAGCCGGTACCGGCTCCCGGCGGCCGCGGGTCGGCGCTGGCCGCCGCCTTCCCGCCCTTccgcctcccctcagcagcGGTGCGGGGATGCATGGCGGCGCGGCTGGCAGCGACCCCCGATCGG GTCCCCCTAAACGCTTCCCGGTGGCAGCGGTGGATGATATCCTGAAGGATGTGCTGGGAAGCTACCTGAGGGAGCAGAGCTACGAGCCGGCTCAGTGCAGGGACATGACGAAGGTCATGGCTGAG gTTATTAAAGCTCGGGTAAAAGAGCTTATGATACCGAGGTACAAGATTGTTGTGGTTATACATATCGGGCAGCTGAACGAGCAGAGCATGCAAATTGGAAGCAGGTGCCTGTGGGATCCGGAGAGTGACACATTTTCGTC GTAG
- the INSL5 gene encoding insulin-like peptide INSL5, with amino-acid sequence MRGTVLALALLSLLIAACEGKGEGNTVKLCGRDFVRAIVFTCGGSRWKRHLTDYHYLFESENPLPFSEENNGYGNSWTYTDQRLEADSEEIRNVKPETERDLQRARKMSVLKKREAAKLLTTSCCTIGCSERDISSLC; translated from the exons ATGAGGGGCACCGTGCTGGCACTGGCCTTGCTCTCTCTCCTGATTGCAGCATGTGAAGGGAAAGGTGAAGGAAACACCGTGAAGCTCTGTGGCAGAGACTTTGTCAGAGCCATCGTCTTCACCTGCGGCGGCTCTCGGTGGAAAAGGCATTTGACTGATTATCACTACCTGTTTG AGAGTGAAAATCCCCTGCCTTTCTCAGAAGAGAACAACGGTTATGGCAACTCCTGGACATACACAGACCAGAGGCTGGAGGCTGACAGTGAAGAAATCCGTAACGTCAAGCCCGAGACAGAGCGAGACTTGCAACGCGCCAGGAAAATGTCTGTGCTAAAAAAGCGCGAAGCAGCCAAGTTGCTTACCACATCCTGCTGCACCATCGGCTGCAGTGAGAGAGATATCAGTTCCCTGTGCTAA